In Helianthus annuus cultivar XRQ/B chromosome 3, HanXRQr2.0-SUNRISE, whole genome shotgun sequence, a single window of DNA contains:
- the LOC110929328 gene encoding mitogen-activated protein kinase 15 has translation MQTDQRRKGSAEVDFFTEYGEGSRYKIEEVIGKGSYGVVCSAYDTHLGEKVAIKKINDIFEHVSDATRILREIKLLRLLRHPDIVEIKHILLPPSRREFRDIYVVFELMESDLHQVIKANDDLTPEHYQFFLYQLLRGLKYIHTANVFHRDLKPKNILANADCKLKICDFGLARVAFNDTPTAIFWTDYVATRWYRAPELCGSFFSKYTPAIDTWSIGCIFAELLTGKPLFPGKNVVHQLDLMTDLLGTPSPEAIARIRNEKARRYLSSMRKKKPIPFSQKFPNADPLALRLLERMLAFEPKDRPTAEEALSDPYFKNLAKVEREPSAQPVTKMEFEFERRRITKDDVRELIYREILEYHPKMLKEYLDGAEPTSFMYPSAVDQFKKQFAHLEEHYGKGTTAAPLERQQSSSLPRACVLYPKETAAQGTVDVTNGLSKCSIKEVGKQQYMTNPMPMTRLPLQVPQSIQGGSAARPGKVVGSVMRYNTNNEAIEQQRRVGRNNPVAAPTQFPLPASSYPRRSSSSACKNDKVETTIEVPGNGLQSRPPYIPRKVAAAQSGPGSQWY, from the exons ATGCAGACTGATCAGAGAAGAAAG GGATCTGCGGAGGTGGATTTTTTCACCGAATATGGTGAAGGAAGCCGGTACAAGATAGAGGAAGTGATCGGTAAAGGAAGTTACGGAGTTGTGTGCTCTGCATACGATACTCATCTTGGTGAGAAGGTAGCAATAAAGAAGATAAACGATATATTCGAACATGTTTCCGATGCGACTCGTATCCTGCGCGAAATCAAGCTTCTTCGGCTCCTCCGGCATCCGGACATTGTAGAAATCAAGCACATCTTGTTACCACCTTCCAGAAGAGAATTCCGAGATATATATGTCGTGTTTGAGCTTATGGAGTCTGATCTGCATCAGGTTATCAAGGCTAATGATGACTTGACACCAGAACATTATCAGTTCTTCCTTTATCAGCTTCTTAGAGGATTGAAATACATACATacag caAATGTTTTTCACAGAGATTTGAAGCCAAAAAATATATTGGCAAATGCCGACTGCAAACTCAAGATCTGTGACTTTGGTCTTGCAAGAGTCGCGTTCAACGATACACCCACTGCAATATTCTGGACA GATTATGTTGCAACAAGATGGTACAGGGCTCCGGAATTGTGCGGATCATTTTTCTCTAAG TACACACCGGCTATAGATACGTGGAGTATTGGTTGTATTTTTGCGGAACTTTTAACCGGAAAGCCACTTTTTCCGGGGAAAAATGTGGTGCATCAGTTGGACCTCATGACTGATCTTTTGGGGACCCCGTCACCTGAAGCGATAGCCAGG ATAAGAAATGAGAAAGCCCGGAGATACTTAAGCAGCATGAGGAAGAAAAAACCGATCCCTTTTTCACAGAAGTTTCCGAATGCAGATCCTCTTGCTCTTCGTTTACTAGAAAGAATGCTTGCGTTTGAGCCTAAAGATCGTCCTACTGCCGAGGAG GCACTTTCGGATCCGTATTTCAAGAATTTGGCTAAGGTTGAGAGGGAACCTTCTGCTCAACCGGTAACTAAAATGGAATTTGAATTTGAAAGAAGAAGAATTACGAAAGATGATGTTCGCGAATTGATTTATAGAGAAATTCTTGAATATCATCCCAAAATGCTGAAAGAATACTTGGATGGCGCTGAACCAACTAGCTTCATGTATCCAAG TGCTGTTGACCAATTCAAGAAGCAATTTGCTCATCTTGAGGAACATTATGGCAAAGGTACAACAGCTGCACCTCTAGAGAGGCAACAATCTTCATCATTACCAAG GGCGTGTGTATTATATCCAAAAGAAACCGCTGCACAAGGTACAGTGGACGTTACAAATGGTCTATCGAAATGCTCAATAAAAGAAGTTGGGAAGCAGCAATACATGACTAACCCAATGCCAATGACCAGACTTCCTCTACAAGTTCCTCAAAGCATCCAAG GAGGAAGTGCTGCGAGGCCTGGCAAAGTAGTTGGTTCCGTCATGCGTTACAACACCAATAATGAAGCTATTGAACAACAACGAAGGGTCGGCAGGAACAACCCGGTAGCCGCCCCGACCCAATTCCCACTTCCCGCCTCTTCCTACCCTAGAAGATCATCCTCATCCGCCTGCAAAAACGATAAAGTAGAAACGACCATCGAAGTTCCCGGAAACGGGCTACAATCTAGACCTCCATACATTCCAAGAAAAGTTGCTGCTGCTCAAAGCGGGCCGGGTAGTCAGTGGTATTGA